From the Helicobacter mustelae genome, the window CTATGAAAAATCCCAAGTCTGCAAGAAATCCCTTCACTCATCCCCTCGCTCAAATCACCACAAAACCTCTCAGGAAACACAAAAAACCACGTGAAAATTCTATAAGCTAGGGATTTGCTAGGAACTAGAGCCTTTGAGAATGGGTGATTGCAATGGCGATGGCATCAGTAATATCTAGGGGCCTTATCTCCCCTTTGAGGTTTAAAATCTGCTTGACCATGAAGGCAACTTGGTTTTTGTCGGCCTTGCCATTGCCAGTGAGGGCTTTTTTGACCTGAAGCGGGGTATATTCAGCAAAATTACCAAAATCTTGCAAAATCTTAAGACTTAGTGCACCACGAAATTGTGCAAGCTTGATCACGCTTTTGGGATTGTAGGCATAGAACATGTCCTCAATG encodes:
- the ruvC gene encoding crossover junction endodeoxyribonuclease RuvC; the protein is MNILGIDPGSRNCGYAIIKKENQRLFLLEAGFIKIKERVLQYQIAEFIEGIDMVLKHHKIDSVAIEDMFYAYNPKSVIKLAQFRGALSLKILQDFGNFAEYTPLQVKKALTGNGKADKNQVAFMVKQILNLKGEIRPLDITDAIAIAITHSQRL